From Crateriforma spongiae, a single genomic window includes:
- a CDS encoding Eco57I restriction-modification methylase domain-containing protein, with the protein MGRGKRAVTAAIQWLRGGDEKLAIVTNGRQWRLVMAGLDYEAFCEWDIDRWLESGQPSDELFGLRALLHPSIWTPPSDDEKSPLVEAIADSRKGQADLSAVLGERVRQAVEVLIQAHGPLLDTLQQESNTPPTNAEIYRAGVRLVMRLVVGLFAESREGLLPKDNPIFHQCYSLSGLRDQLERISPARRASSYSAYPRVVSLFRLIHDGSSHEALSVPSYGGSLFAPGDAESSDGVSRALHVFEQGGYERDLISDEKIFEVLNLLSRTKVKIRQGRGFIRPLSPVDFSSLDSEYIGILYEGLLDFELHVAGDDGPVIFLAVGNQPALPLSTLEAMDDKAFKNLLEKMKDTSSGEDDEAESDEEPLDEEADNTEGESQDEDEDEDDDDEGFSGETDDETDDDIRHTARTAAETWARRAIAVGKLVPKPRGKMTPEKQLAFDAAVDRKARQIITKVVLPGERYLVRWGGTRKGSGTFYTRPQLAIPTVHRTLRPLAYEPTEQGESNANDSLDQDTSTQTPDTPRRPEEILALKVCDPACGSGSFPLAALRFLTDALYHSLVHHDRFKGYDDRTVIDLIRDTDNETTLADETLPCRPDDAEFEPRTKAVLRRYIVERCIYGVDLDPLAVELCRLSLWIETLDRRLPFTFLDHKIKCGNSLVGTWFDQFMHYPAMAWLREGGDKNHTTGVHFKKEAWTKAISKKVKDVKKDLIDYIDGAKLIYKVDLSTIETIHAEAEKALEDIHLLGIHETEQRAQKYVELRESESFKEMQFAFDLYCSLWFWPPDQIDTCPLPLDFYAGDFDATVRDTVAKLAERHRFFHWEVEFPDVFNQANLGFDAVLGNPPWETLQPNSKEHFSAIDPLYRSYGNQEAKSHHKEYFQDKDVERDWLQFCGFYKEIANWMKYSGSPFGNKLKTGSGDKQEHQFPIGDRGRGSYESSEARHIKWAQKREETSGYADTEHAFQYQGGGKPYTHKMFLETSHALLREGGRLGLVVPSGLYSDHGTRELRELFIEHCDWEWLFGFENREGIFDIHRSFKFNPIVIQKGGRTTSIQTAFMRRKIEDWENADSYVTNYPRDRVLQFSPRSKAILEIQSQRDLQVLEKIYSGSVLLGDDGPDGWGIKYAQGDFNMTSDSKLFPPRTWWEERGYIPDEYSRWVKGNWQPRTASCPAPPDCKRTDIPPGIILSRDGEQFLHEDDIDIEEFVQANGKPIIFKFEDDEGEKEDVQPIGPAIALPIYEGRMIGHYEFSKKGWISGKGRGAVWRDIEPVERVIEPQFLLGGRVYELAKRQTADHLFKVGMMDVTSATNSRTMINTVLGRVPTIHKVPTLAPNATGDKTFDVLVLSAMCSSFSFDHLIRNRLGGQSLVWAALAETAFVKPSKPPKAIADLAMSLVGAQPLASRHVCGWQFRNGRTVRFAFTAHERTRVRCIIEALVAWSYGVDENAFGWLMRDCDHPIAYLSRNSRLLDPKGFWRIDKTKTPELRFSILSQIAFRDLMQCIVDANDEILGINEFINQNDGEGWQLPETLRLADYGLGHDDRAKEHQPVRECFGPRFYDWQLTQTPEESWAECHLHARNLLGEAAYERLVSGDSGLVVGEEPAAYQSSPSPSHQPEPDEPFQLTGEPKTTKRRKR; encoded by the coding sequence GTGGGACGCGGCAAACGGGCCGTCACCGCCGCCATTCAGTGGCTACGCGGTGGCGATGAAAAACTCGCCATCGTCACCAATGGTCGCCAGTGGCGTCTGGTCATGGCCGGCCTGGACTACGAAGCCTTCTGTGAATGGGACATCGACCGTTGGCTCGAAAGTGGTCAGCCTTCCGATGAACTGTTTGGCCTGCGGGCGCTATTGCATCCATCGATCTGGACGCCACCATCGGACGACGAGAAGAGCCCGCTAGTCGAAGCGATCGCCGACAGCCGCAAAGGGCAAGCCGATCTTTCGGCGGTTTTGGGCGAGCGCGTCCGGCAAGCGGTCGAAGTATTGATCCAAGCCCACGGGCCGCTGCTCGATACTCTTCAACAAGAATCCAACACTCCGCCGACCAACGCCGAGATCTATCGGGCTGGCGTGCGTCTGGTGATGCGACTCGTCGTCGGCCTGTTTGCCGAATCACGTGAAGGTCTGCTGCCCAAAGACAACCCGATCTTCCACCAGTGCTATTCCCTCTCCGGGCTAAGGGATCAGCTAGAGCGAATTTCGCCGGCTCGCCGGGCGAGCAGCTACTCCGCTTATCCGCGAGTGGTTTCTCTGTTCCGACTGATTCATGACGGCAGCTCTCACGAAGCCCTCTCAGTGCCCAGTTACGGCGGCAGCCTGTTCGCCCCCGGCGACGCGGAAAGCTCCGATGGCGTCAGCCGGGCTTTGCACGTGTTTGAGCAGGGGGGCTACGAACGTGATCTCATCAGCGACGAAAAGATATTTGAGGTTTTAAATCTGCTCTCGCGGACCAAAGTGAAGATCCGCCAGGGACGTGGCTTTATACGTCCGCTGTCGCCCGTCGATTTCTCGTCGCTCGACAGCGAATACATCGGGATCCTCTACGAAGGTTTGCTGGACTTTGAATTGCACGTTGCCGGCGACGATGGTCCCGTCATCTTCCTTGCCGTCGGCAACCAACCGGCGTTGCCGTTGTCGACTCTCGAAGCGATGGATGACAAGGCGTTCAAGAACCTGCTGGAGAAAATGAAAGACACGTCATCCGGTGAAGATGACGAGGCAGAAAGCGACGAAGAACCATTGGATGAGGAAGCGGACAACACAGAAGGCGAAAGCCAAGACGAAGACGAAGACGAAGACGACGATGACGAAGGTTTCAGCGGCGAGACCGACGACGAAACCGACGACGACATTCGCCATACCGCGAGAACTGCAGCGGAGACCTGGGCTCGGCGTGCGATTGCGGTTGGCAAACTCGTCCCGAAGCCCCGCGGAAAGATGACGCCCGAAAAGCAGCTTGCCTTTGACGCGGCCGTGGATCGAAAAGCCCGGCAGATCATTACGAAAGTCGTCCTGCCCGGTGAACGTTATCTGGTCCGTTGGGGCGGCACGCGGAAGGGAAGCGGAACGTTCTACACGCGGCCGCAACTTGCGATCCCGACCGTTCACCGAACGTTGCGTCCGCTGGCGTATGAGCCGACGGAGCAAGGCGAGAGCAATGCAAACGACTCCCTCGATCAAGACACATCCACGCAAACGCCGGATACACCTCGGCGCCCCGAAGAAATCCTAGCCCTCAAGGTCTGCGACCCCGCCTGTGGCAGCGGATCGTTCCCATTGGCCGCATTGCGATTCCTCACCGATGCGCTGTATCACTCATTGGTCCATCACGACCGTTTCAAGGGCTACGACGATCGCACCGTCATCGACCTGATTCGTGACACCGACAACGAAACCACGCTAGCCGACGAAACGTTACCCTGTCGTCCCGACGACGCCGAATTCGAACCGCGGACCAAGGCTGTTCTGCGACGATACATTGTCGAACGCTGCATCTACGGCGTCGACCTTGACCCGCTGGCCGTCGAGCTTTGTCGATTGAGCCTGTGGATCGAAACACTCGACCGTCGGCTGCCGTTCACGTTTTTGGATCACAAAATCAAGTGCGGCAACTCGTTGGTCGGCACTTGGTTCGATCAATTCATGCACTATCCCGCGATGGCGTGGCTGCGCGAGGGAGGTGATAAGAACCACACCACCGGAGTTCACTTCAAGAAAGAGGCTTGGACCAAAGCTATCAGCAAGAAAGTCAAGGATGTCAAGAAGGACTTAATCGATTACATCGACGGAGCCAAGTTGATTTACAAGGTGGATCTCAGCACGATTGAGACGATTCACGCAGAAGCGGAAAAGGCCTTAGAAGACATTCACTTGTTAGGGATCCACGAAACAGAACAACGAGCACAGAAATACGTCGAACTCCGAGAAAGTGAATCTTTCAAGGAAATGCAATTTGCGTTCGATCTTTATTGTTCGCTTTGGTTCTGGCCGCCGGATCAAATCGACACCTGCCCGCTTCCATTGGATTTTTACGCGGGTGATTTTGACGCGACTGTTCGCGATACCGTCGCTAAGCTAGCCGAACGACATCGATTCTTTCATTGGGAAGTCGAGTTCCCGGACGTCTTTAATCAGGCAAACCTTGGTTTCGACGCAGTCCTCGGCAATCCTCCCTGGGAGACACTTCAACCTAATAGCAAAGAACACTTCTCTGCGATTGACCCACTCTATCGCAGCTACGGCAACCAAGAGGCGAAGTCGCACCACAAAGAGTATTTTCAAGATAAAGATGTAGAGCGAGATTGGTTGCAGTTCTGCGGTTTCTACAAAGAGATCGCAAATTGGATGAAGTACTCAGGAAGCCCATTCGGAAACAAACTGAAAACCGGCTCGGGCGATAAGCAAGAACATCAATTCCCCATCGGCGATCGCGGCCGTGGGAGCTACGAAAGCTCCGAAGCCCGCCACATTAAGTGGGCTCAGAAACGCGAAGAAACATCCGGATACGCAGATACTGAACATGCCTTTCAGTATCAGGGCGGTGGCAAACCGTACACGCACAAGATGTTCTTGGAGACATCGCATGCGCTCTTGCGCGAAGGCGGAAGACTCGGGCTTGTCGTACCTTCCGGACTCTATTCTGACCACGGCACCAGAGAGTTGCGGGAACTCTTCATCGAGCATTGTGATTGGGAATGGCTGTTCGGATTTGAAAACAGAGAAGGGATTTTTGATATTCACCGATCGTTCAAGTTCAATCCTATCGTGATTCAGAAGGGCGGTCGCACAACTTCGATTCAGACCGCTTTCATGCGTCGCAAGATCGAGGACTGGGAAAATGCAGATTCCTATGTAACAAACTACCCGCGAGACCGTGTGCTGCAGTTTTCGCCACGCAGCAAAGCAATCTTGGAGATTCAGTCGCAACGCGACTTACAGGTACTCGAAAAAATTTATTCGGGCAGCGTGCTGCTGGGTGACGATGGCCCCGATGGTTGGGGCATCAAGTATGCCCAGGGTGATTTCAACATGACCAGCGACAGCAAGTTGTTTCCGCCGCGGACGTGGTGGGAGGAGCGTGGTTACATTCCGGACGAATACAGTCGCTGGGTCAAAGGCAACTGGCAACCGCGCACCGCATCCTGCCCGGCCCCACCGGATTGCAAACGCACCGACATCCCCCCGGGCATCATCCTCTCCCGCGACGGAGAACAATTCCTCCACGAGGACGACATCGATATCGAAGAGTTCGTCCAAGCCAACGGCAAACCGATTATCTTCAAGTTTGAAGATGATGAAGGTGAGAAAGAGGACGTTCAGCCAATCGGCCCAGCAATCGCGTTACCGATTTATGAAGGCAGAATGATAGGGCACTACGAGTTCAGTAAGAAGGGCTGGATTTCGGGCAAAGGACGCGGGGCCGTTTGGCGTGACATTGAGCCAGTCGAGCGTGTGATCGAACCACAATTTTTACTAGGCGGCCGCGTGTATGAACTCGCCAAGCGGCAAACTGCTGACCATCTATTTAAAGTCGGAATGATGGACGTCACTTCCGCTACAAACTCAAGGACCATGATCAACACGGTGCTTGGCCGAGTTCCGACCATACACAAAGTTCCAACGCTCGCACCCAATGCAACCGGAGACAAGACGTTTGATGTATTGGTTTTGTCCGCAATGTGCAGCTCCTTTTCCTTCGATCACCTAATCCGTAATCGGTTAGGTGGACAATCGTTGGTTTGGGCCGCACTTGCAGAAACGGCGTTTGTCAAACCATCAAAGCCTCCTAAAGCAATCGCCGATCTCGCGATGTCTTTGGTGGGGGCGCAACCATTGGCGTCGAGACACGTGTGCGGATGGCAGTTTCGGAATGGGCGAACAGTTCGATTTGCGTTTACAGCTCACGAGCGGACTCGCGTGCGGTGCATCATTGAGGCGCTTGTTGCTTGGTCATATGGAGTCGATGAAAACGCTTTTGGCTGGCTTATGAGGGATTGTGACCATCCCATTGCATATTTGAGTCGCAATTCACGATTGCTTGACCCAAAGGGTTTTTGGCGTATCGACAAAACAAAAACACCCGAATTGCGTTTCTCGATACTTTCTCAAATCGCTTTCCGTGATTTGATGCAGTGCATCGTCGATGCCAATGATGAAATACTCGGCATAAACGAGTTCATCAATCAAAACGATGGCGAAGGCTGGCAACTCCCCGAAACCCTACGTTTAGCCGATTACGGCCTGGGGCATGACGACCGAGCGAAGGAGCATCAACCGGTTCGCGAGTGCTTCGGTCCCCGCTTCTACGATTGGCAGCTCACCCAAACTCCCGAAGAATCCTGGGCCGAATGCCACCTCCACGCCCGCAACCTCCTAGGTGAAGCCGCCTACGAAAGATTGGTGTCTGGTGATTCAGGGTTGGTGGTTGGTGAAGAACCAGCCGCATACCAATCATCACCATCGCCCAGTCACCAACCAGAACCCGACGAGCCATTCCAACTAACGGGTGAACCCAAGACAACGAAGAGACGCAAGCGATAG
- a CDS encoding DEAD/DEAH box helicase — MPLNPIVYTEKIVRSFLRYQLTSYALADPRLYDQMRDQLRLDTVRVSPLLRGPYVSVSRGFRQGASVEQLIEDGIFHPHMKRIVPAGFTAAYGHQERAFRSIANGRPTLVSTGTGSGKTECFLYPIISRCLELRDQNAPAGVTAVIVYPMNALAEDQLDRMRGLLAGSGISFGMYVGKTPENEREVHGHRMEIGESREDYEFRIRETREAGLSDSVHPVEEVCSREKMRTIGSQPRILLTNIKQLELLLTRQRDVELFDNALLEYLVFDEAHTFTGIQGAETACLIRRLRAFCGKDSSHTTCIATSATIVDENEPDAARKFASRFFGVDAASVVTVNEEYQNDEWSTSTYHPERPRELSKLLEDTLTAVESLNPQEQVTSVYRRLTKREIDSEQWQESLFDDLRQNEVAKQIRTSLMGPRELSTLLSELKTTVGRKVSEEELLCYLTLGAASLKDGRPLMRPVVHGFLRGITGGVVSFESGSDPTLSLSSAEELERGESAEKWWRPRLFSCNTCGQHYLTTHLKDFQYTGNTPGGGEMGEDEDHFWAPQEEKHGGVRVVLLDVIVNQDGQGLANHPRTTALYFCRRCGAAHPNPKSRCQACGEMAEMVRLYAVKSKESHPGYLTSCFSCRALGSANGRRYREPIREVRATSVADVHVLAQDMVQHADRKRLLLFADNRQDAAFQAGWMKDHARRFRLRGLMAEAIAGGAVSIGDVALKMSDSLDRDDSYSRALIPEVWRVAPKEGSGGSHADERAYFLRIQMLREITMASNQRKGLEPWGRITVSYEGLNTSDSFIQSWANRLGLPADELKIGIETLLDALRRRRLLRDSHNEIFSRYWHDGDREIQRGYLPILPGPKGMKLELAGSDERERVTAWMSERNNLIRSIVRKWGVPPDDVAEFIEELWGYCTDPTKALLVPVTLKSNKGRALPRCSGVYQIDSDKIRIAENHGYYSCNRCRRRVTRRTPGNLCLAWQCDGTLEFVGEDPDNYDLQVLDERYAMLRPEEHTAMVPQATREKIENWFKGSGDRVNTLVCTPTLELGVDIGALDSVLLRNVPPLPANYWQRAGRAGRRHRMAVNITYCRPASHDRAYFNDPMRMLGGRVDPPAFNLRNNVLVSKHVAATVITRLNQLGRPASGLPESERELIHDTLKETLPSRITHYLFTPSGQLRSEPFNVQPLADLIAKHRNDLLTYVGRAFRDGWPDDDADVTTEEEIARHIDEVASNLGRVIGRLRKRLQWAIREIRRLNRVRDEEGTLSYDDEAHFKRCDRLVKQLKGMGRRRRGDADGVDDTVTFSVLSQEGFLPGYGLDGGAIVGMAEVPRWQIGAMDFNLPRAASMALREYVPGNLIYANGHRFVARRFHREAEMDEVDTPVFAVNIDREAIIESDRSSASGSLSDIELTAIPVCDVDLVHMSQISDEEENRFQLSVATYGREQGRHNGGQAFGWGGSPLHFRRGVHFRMVNVGASSLVDRTPPEMGYPVCQICGQSVSPLASVRQIQNFRDKHTEWCGQEPVNVGFYADVVADAVTMVNMQDKTTAYTILESIRQAAASVLDMHIDDLQVLVVGHVDRDEVDGNLWDPMPGGSGLLSQLLENFPRIVSTAAEMLSGCPMNCGSSCNHCLQTFRNAYYHRYLDRHVGLEFFERAGNRLAEEHVIPSLQPSPDNNPNTQAGEVNDAEAKLKHLLAIAGFQGGSFQQQIRFKYEFRPSPNLSSTTPDVFFDPDPDDPDDMGICIYLDGMSDHIHGSANTAAKDSEIRSWLRNKGYNVLEITRVDLDDSGAMRRHLKKLGRLLVGKEFARSLDENSELNSALGKPSPTTSQPVQANVDKQTPKAKLSKEYEEVLDLVSGDIRKLVAQLAADNIPVPEPGYPLDDEDGVTIAECELAWPDLSVAYFRGGDHESAEQFKTRQWLVIVGQGLSTDVAAIRSALMGSRAEQGRSLS; from the coding sequence ATGCCGCTTAACCCGATTGTTTACACCGAGAAGATCGTTCGCAGTTTTCTTCGCTATCAACTTACTAGTTACGCCTTGGCGGATCCGCGTCTGTATGATCAGATGCGTGATCAATTGCGGTTGGATACCGTTCGGGTTTCACCATTGCTGCGTGGGCCTTACGTCAGTGTGTCGCGTGGATTTCGCCAAGGCGCCTCCGTCGAACAGCTCATCGAAGATGGCATTTTCCATCCGCACATGAAACGGATCGTCCCGGCTGGTTTCACGGCCGCATACGGTCACCAGGAACGGGCGTTTCGCTCCATTGCCAATGGCCGCCCGACGCTGGTCAGTACCGGGACTGGATCGGGAAAGACTGAGTGCTTTCTGTACCCAATTATCAGCCGGTGTTTGGAACTTCGTGACCAGAACGCGCCCGCTGGGGTGACGGCGGTCATCGTGTATCCGATGAACGCTCTGGCCGAGGATCAGCTTGACCGAATGCGTGGCCTACTTGCCGGAAGTGGCATCTCTTTTGGCATGTACGTGGGCAAGACGCCCGAGAACGAACGAGAGGTTCACGGGCACCGGATGGAGATCGGCGAAAGTCGCGAGGACTATGAATTTCGTATTCGAGAAACTCGCGAGGCGGGACTGAGCGACTCGGTGCATCCGGTGGAGGAGGTGTGCTCACGCGAGAAGATGCGGACAATTGGCAGCCAACCACGAATCCTGCTAACCAACATTAAACAATTGGAATTACTGCTGACTCGCCAGCGAGACGTTGAGCTTTTTGATAATGCGTTGCTGGAGTATCTGGTATTCGATGAGGCTCACACCTTTACCGGCATCCAGGGAGCGGAAACGGCTTGTTTGATTCGACGTCTGCGTGCGTTCTGCGGCAAAGACAGTTCTCACACCACTTGCATCGCAACCTCGGCCACGATTGTTGACGAAAACGAACCGGATGCGGCGAGAAAGTTCGCTTCGCGGTTCTTTGGTGTTGATGCGGCTTCGGTCGTGACCGTCAATGAGGAATATCAGAACGATGAATGGTCCACTAGCACGTATCATCCCGAGCGGCCACGCGAGCTTAGCAAGCTGCTTGAAGATACTCTGACGGCGGTCGAATCGCTTAACCCGCAGGAGCAGGTGACGTCGGTCTATCGGCGACTGACCAAGAGAGAGATTGACAGCGAACAATGGCAGGAATCTCTGTTCGACGACCTACGTCAGAACGAAGTCGCGAAGCAGATCCGAACGTCTCTCATGGGACCTCGTGAGCTTTCAACCTTGCTGTCTGAGTTAAAGACGACAGTCGGCCGCAAGGTCAGCGAAGAAGAATTGCTTTGCTATCTGACGCTGGGTGCGGCGTCGCTAAAGGATGGCCGTCCGCTGATGCGTCCCGTGGTGCATGGATTTTTGCGTGGTATTACCGGTGGTGTGGTCTCTTTTGAATCCGGCAGCGATCCGACGCTTTCGCTCAGCAGTGCAGAAGAACTAGAGAGAGGTGAATCGGCAGAGAAGTGGTGGCGCCCACGGCTGTTTTCATGCAATACCTGTGGGCAGCATTACCTAACGACCCACTTGAAGGACTTTCAATACACCGGCAACACGCCCGGCGGTGGTGAAATGGGCGAAGACGAGGACCACTTTTGGGCTCCGCAAGAAGAGAAACACGGAGGCGTTCGTGTGGTCTTGCTCGACGTCATTGTTAACCAGGACGGCCAGGGGCTCGCCAATCATCCGCGGACAACGGCGCTGTATTTTTGCCGCAGGTGTGGTGCGGCCCATCCGAACCCAAAGTCGCGGTGCCAAGCCTGTGGTGAGATGGCGGAGATGGTGCGTCTGTACGCCGTTAAGAGCAAGGAATCACACCCTGGCTATTTGACGAGCTGTTTCTCATGCCGAGCTCTCGGCAGCGCCAACGGGCGCCGGTATCGTGAACCCATCCGCGAAGTCCGTGCGACTTCCGTTGCTGACGTGCATGTTCTGGCCCAGGATATGGTTCAGCATGCGGACCGCAAACGGTTGCTGTTATTTGCGGATAATCGCCAAGACGCCGCGTTTCAGGCGGGTTGGATGAAAGACCATGCTCGGCGATTCCGCTTGCGTGGTTTGATGGCCGAGGCAATTGCCGGCGGTGCGGTGTCGATTGGGGATGTGGCACTGAAAATGAGCGACTCACTCGACCGCGATGACTCCTATTCCCGAGCGTTGATCCCTGAAGTTTGGCGAGTTGCCCCAAAGGAAGGTAGCGGTGGATCGCATGCTGACGAACGAGCGTACTTTCTGCGAATTCAAATGCTGCGTGAAATCACGATGGCGTCGAATCAGCGGAAGGGACTGGAACCGTGGGGACGGATCACCGTCTCGTACGAGGGTTTGAATACCTCGGACTCTTTTATCCAGTCGTGGGCTAACCGCCTCGGGTTGCCCGCCGATGAATTGAAGATCGGAATCGAAACGTTGCTTGATGCGCTCCGTCGACGGCGTTTGCTGCGAGATTCGCACAACGAGATCTTTTCTCGATATTGGCACGACGGCGATCGCGAAATCCAACGAGGGTATCTCCCCATTCTTCCCGGCCCCAAGGGAATGAAGCTGGAACTGGCCGGCAGTGACGAGCGAGAACGGGTGACAGCATGGATGTCAGAACGGAACAACCTTATTCGTTCGATTGTGCGAAAATGGGGTGTTCCGCCGGACGATGTTGCTGAGTTCATTGAAGAGCTTTGGGGCTATTGCACAGACCCGACGAAAGCGTTGCTGGTCCCAGTAACGCTCAAGAGTAATAAGGGGCGTGCTCTGCCGCGGTGCAGCGGTGTTTACCAGATCGACTCGGACAAGATTCGCATCGCCGAAAACCATGGGTACTACAGTTGCAATCGATGTCGCCGTCGAGTCACGCGACGTACACCGGGAAACCTCTGCCTGGCATGGCAGTGCGACGGAACTTTGGAGTTTGTGGGTGAGGATCCTGACAATTACGATTTGCAGGTTCTCGATGAACGCTACGCGATGCTTCGCCCGGAAGAACACACAGCGATGGTGCCCCAGGCCACCCGCGAGAAAATCGAAAACTGGTTCAAGGGAAGCGGTGACCGAGTGAACACGTTGGTTTGCACACCAACGCTGGAACTTGGTGTCGACATTGGGGCACTTGATTCGGTCTTGCTTCGGAACGTGCCGCCGTTGCCAGCGAACTACTGGCAACGTGCGGGACGCGCGGGGCGTCGCCACCGGATGGCCGTCAATATCACCTATTGCCGGCCGGCTTCGCACGATCGCGCGTATTTCAATGATCCGATGCGAATGCTTGGTGGACGAGTCGACCCGCCGGCGTTCAACTTGCGAAACAACGTTTTGGTTTCCAAGCACGTCGCTGCCACCGTGATCACGCGGCTGAATCAACTCGGCCGACCAGCGTCAGGCTTGCCCGAATCAGAAAGGGAGCTGATTCACGATACGTTGAAGGAAACACTGCCCTCTCGCATCACGCACTATCTGTTTACGCCCTCCGGTCAGTTGCGCAGTGAGCCATTCAACGTCCAACCGCTAGCGGACTTAATCGCAAAGCATCGAAATGATTTGTTGACATACGTCGGTCGAGCATTTCGTGATGGCTGGCCGGATGACGATGCTGATGTGACGACGGAAGAGGAAATTGCACGACACATCGACGAGGTCGCGAGCAACCTGGGCCGCGTCATCGGCAGACTTCGGAAGCGTCTGCAATGGGCAATTCGTGAAATACGCCGGCTGAACCGGGTGCGCGACGAGGAGGGCACACTCAGTTATGACGATGAGGCGCACTTCAAACGCTGCGACCGTCTTGTCAAGCAACTGAAGGGAATGGGCCGCCGTCGTCGAGGCGATGCGGATGGTGTCGACGACACAGTCACATTCAGTGTTCTCTCACAGGAAGGTTTCTTGCCGGGCTACGGTCTGGACGGCGGTGCGATTGTTGGGATGGCGGAAGTTCCACGCTGGCAAATCGGGGCCATGGATTTTAATTTGCCAAGGGCGGCATCGATGGCGCTGCGAGAATATGTGCCTGGAAATCTGATTTACGCCAATGGCCACCGGTTTGTAGCTAGGCGTTTTCATCGCGAAGCGGAAATGGACGAAGTCGATACGCCGGTCTTCGCGGTGAACATTGACCGAGAAGCGATCATTGAAAGTGATCGCAGCAGTGCCTCGGGAAGTTTGAGCGATATTGAATTGACCGCCATTCCAGTGTGTGATGTCGATCTGGTGCACATGTCGCAGATTTCGGATGAGGAGGAAAACCGCTTTCAGCTTTCGGTGGCGACTTATGGTCGGGAGCAGGGACGACACAATGGTGGCCAAGCATTTGGCTGGGGTGGCAGTCCGCTGCACTTCCGTCGAGGCGTGCACTTCCGCATGGTGAATGTAGGCGCTTCGTCGCTGGTCGATCGAACGCCGCCTGAAATGGGCTATCCGGTTTGCCAAATCTGTGGACAAAGCGTGTCGCCGCTGGCATCGGTTCGTCAGATCCAGAACTTCCGCGACAAGCACACCGAGTGGTGCGGCCAAGAACCGGTCAACGTCGGCTTTTACGCGGACGTGGTTGCCGATGCCGTCACCATGGTGAACATGCAAGACAAAACGACTGCTTACACGATCCTCGAATCCATTCGCCAGGCGGCCGCGTCGGTATTGGACATGCACATCGATGACCTGCAGGTTTTGGTCGTTGGGCATGTTGATCGGGACGAGGTAGATGGCAACCTATGGGATCCTATGCCTGGTGGGTCGGGCCTGCTTTCGCAACTGCTCGAGAACTTCCCACGAATCGTTTCGACTGCAGCGGAGATGTTGTCGGGTTGTCCGATGAATTGCGGTAGCTCGTGCAATCATTGTCTGCAGACGTTCCGCAATGCCTACTACCACCGATATCTCGATCGACATGTTGGTCTTGAGTTCTTTGAGCGTGCGGGGAACCGACTTGCTGAGGAGCACGTCATTCCATCGCTGCAGCCATCGCCTGATAATAACCCGAACACGCAAGCAGGCGAGGTGAACGACGCGGAGGCCAAACTAAAGCATCTGTTGGCGATAGCAGGTTTTCAGGGCGGGAGTTTCCAGCAGCAAATTCGCTTCAAGTACGAGTTTCGACCGAGCCCAAACCTGAGCAGCACAACCCCCGACGTGTTTTTTGATCCCGACCCGGATGATCCCGATGACATGGGGATTTGCATCTATCTGGACGGTATGAGCGATCACATTCACGGGAGCGCCAACACTGCAGCAAAGGACAGCGAAATTCGTTCCTGGCTACGCAACAAAGGATACAACGTTTTGGAAATCACTCGTGTTGATTTGGATGACAGCGGTGCCATGCGACGTCATCTGAAAAAACTCGGGCGATTGTTGGTCGGGAAGGAGTTTGCGCGATCGCTGGACGAAAACAGTGAGCTGAACTCTGCCTTAGGCAAGCCGAGCCCCACAACATCCCAACCGGTGCAAGCTAACGTCGACAAGCAAACTCCGAAAGCCAAGTTGTCGAAGGAGTATGAAGAGGTTCTCGACCTTGTTAGCGGCGACATCCGCAAATTGGTTGCGCAGCTTGCTGCGGATAACATTCCCGTTCCCGAACC